One genomic segment of Oncorhynchus mykiss isolate Arlee chromosome 10, USDA_OmykA_1.1, whole genome shotgun sequence includes these proteins:
- the LOC110533540 gene encoding frizzled-9 produces the protein MDVFNLRIAILLWCQLVIVASSLEIGAYDLERGRHAKCEPITIPMCQGIGYNMTRMPNFMKYASQAEASIKLNEFSPLVEYGCDIHLRFFLCSLYVPMCTDKVSTTIPACRPMCEQARQKCSPIMEKFSFGWPDSLDCSKLPTKNDPNSLCMEAPENDTKQETKKGEGMLPVPPRPRQPSSGTSGRSGTSLGSCENPEKFQYVEKSQSCAPRCSSAVDVFWSKKDKDFAFIWMAVWSTLCFVSTAFTVLTFLLDPQRFQYPERPIIFLSMCYNVYSVAFVIRSVAGAENIACDRENGELYIIQEGLESTGCTIVFLILYYFGMASSIWWVILTLTWFLAAGKKWGHEAIEAHSSYFHMAAWGIPAMKTIVILTMRKVAGDELTGLCYVGSMDVNALTGFVLIPLSCYLVIGTSFILTGFVALFHIRKIMKTGGTNTEKLEKLMVKIGVFSILYTVPATCVIICYFYERLNMDYWKFRVLESKCVSFPGRRNEDCSLEESVPTVAVFMLKIFMSLVVGITSGVWVWSSKTLQTWQGLCNRKLAVRTSRKPCGSVSCSSSHCHYKAPAVVLHMSKTDSYIESPTHV, from the coding sequence ATGGATGTTTTTAATTTGAGGATTGCCATTTTACTGTGGTGCCAACTTGTTATTGTTGCATCCAGCTTGGAGATCGGAGCCTATGATCTAGAGAGAGGCAGACATGCAAAATGCGAACCCATCACCATCCCCATGTGCCAGGGCATTGGCTACAATATGACAAGAATGCCCAACTTCATGAAATATGCAAGCCAAGCAGAGGCCAGCATCAAACTGAATGAGTTTTCTCCTCTTGTGGAATATGGCTGTGACATTCACCTGCGCTTTTTCCTCTGCTCCCTCTACGTCCCCATGTGCACTGACAAAGTGTCCACCACCATTCCTGCCTGCCGACCAATGTGTGAGCAGGCCAGGCAAAAGTGCTCTCCCATCATGGAGAAGTTCAGCTTCGGCTGGCCTGACTCACTGGACTGCTCCAAGCTTCCCACTAAAAATGACCCCAACTCCCTGTGCATGGAGGCGCCTGAGAATGACACAAAGCAGGAGACTAAGAAGGGGGAGGGCATGCTCCCGGTGCCCCCCAGACCCAGGCAGCCCAGCTCAGGTACCAGCGGGCGCTCTGGCACCAGCCTGGGCTCCTGCGAGAACCCGGAGAAGTTCCAGTACGTGGAGAAGAGCCAGTCGTGCGCCCCACGCTGCTCTTCTGCAGTAGACGTGTTCTGGTCAAAGAAGGACAAGGACTTTGCCTTCATCTGGATGGCGGTGTGGTCCACACTCTGCTTTGTCTCCACCGCCTTCACCGTCCTCACCTTCTTGCTGGACCCGCAGCGCTTCCAGTACCCAGAGCGGCCCATCATCTTCCTCTCCATGTGCTACAATGTCTACTCGGTGGCCTTCGTCATCCGCTCGGTGGCCGGGGCCGAGAACATCGCCTGTGACCGGGAGAATGGCGAGCTCTACATCATCCAGGAGGGGCTGGAGTCCACGGGCTGCACCATCGTATTCCTCATCCTTTACTACTTTGGTATGGCCTCATCCATCTGGTGGGTCATCCTCACCCTCACCTGGTTCCTGGCTGCTGGTAAGAAGTGGGGCCACGAGGCCATCGAGGCCCACAGCAGCTACTTCCACATGGCTGCCTGGGGCATCCCAGCCATGAAGACCATAGTCATCCTCACCATGAGGAAGGTGGCCGGGGACGAGCTGACGGGGTTGTGCTACGTAGGCAGCATGGATGTCAACGCCCTGACTGGCTTCGTGCTCATCCCTCTGTCCTGCTACCTGGTCATTGGCACCTCCTTCATCCTCACGGGCTTCGTAGCGCTCTTCCACATCCGCAAGATAATGAAGACAGGCGGCACTAACACGGAGAAGCTGGAGAAGCTGATGGTGAAGATCGGTGTATTCTCCATCCTGTACACGGTGCCCGCCACCTGCGTCATCATATGCTACTTCTATGAGCGGCTCAACATGGACTACTGGAAGTTCCGTGTTCTGGAAAGCAAGTGTGTTTCATTCCCTGGACGCCGGAATGAGGACTGCTCCCTGGAGGAGTCGGTGCCCACCGTGGCGGTGTTCATGCTGAAGATCTTTATGTCTCTGGTGGTGGGCATCACCAGCGGTGTGTGGGTGTGGAGCTCCAAGACCCTGCAGACCTGGCAGGGTCTGTGCAACAGGAAGCTGGCGGTGCGGACTAGCAGGAAGCCCTGTGGCAGCGTCAGCTGCAGCAGCTCCCACTGCCACTATAAGGCCCCAGCTGTGGTGCTCCACATGTCCAAAACAGACTCTTACATAGAGAGCCCAACACACGTCTGA